The following coding sequences lie in one Treponema sp. OMZ 790 genomic window:
- a CDS encoding CoA ester lyase, with protein MKNRRSMLFMPGNNPGMLVSADILGADSIIYDLEDAVSLDEKDSARTLVRNALSFLKFTHSEITVRINPIDSPYWEKDLEAIIPVLPDGIVIPKASVDAVHSVEQKINEIKSEHKITKDFSFLMLVESARGIMDVNSIAKASPLIQGLLLGGEDYSVDMGIQRTRLSKELEYARFSLTTAAHAYGLDSLDTPFTDVEDFEGLRLDTAFSKSIGFSGRLVINPRQVEEIHKIFSPSAAEIERAQAILQAAEEAKQKGLGVFSFKGKMVDLPVIKRAQALYDSAKNWGLIK; from the coding sequence ATGAAGAATAGAAGAAGTATGCTCTTTATGCCCGGTAATAATCCGGGAATGTTGGTATCGGCCGATATTTTGGGCGCCGACTCCATAATTTACGATTTGGAAGATGCAGTCTCTCTTGATGAAAAAGACTCGGCGAGAACATTGGTTCGGAATGCTCTTTCCTTTTTAAAGTTTACCCACTCCGAAATCACAGTCAGAATAAACCCCATCGACTCCCCTTATTGGGAAAAGGACTTGGAGGCAATTATTCCCGTTCTTCCGGACGGAATCGTAATTCCGAAAGCCTCTGTCGATGCAGTTCACTCTGTCGAACAAAAAATAAACGAGATAAAAAGTGAGCATAAGATAACTAAAGATTTCAGCTTTCTTATGCTTGTAGAATCTGCCCGCGGAATTATGGATGTAAATTCTATCGCAAAGGCATCGCCCCTAATTCAAGGTCTTCTTTTAGGCGGTGAAGACTACTCCGTAGATATGGGAATTCAGCGCACCCGTCTTTCAAAAGAACTTGAATATGCCCGCTTTAGTTTGACGACTGCCGCCCATGCCTACGGCTTGGATTCCCTCGACACCCCTTTTACGGATGTAGAAGACTTTGAGGGTCTAAGGCTGGATACGGCCTTTAGTAAGAGCATAGGCTTTTCGGGCCGCTTGGTTATAAATCCCCGTCAGGTCGAAGAGATACATAAAATATTTTCTCCTTCCGCTGCCGAAATTGAAAGAGCCCAAGCTATTTTACAGGCAGCAGAAGAAGCCAAACAAAAGGGCTTAGGCGTATTCAGCTTTAAGGGAAAAATGGTTGACTTACCGGTTATCAAGAGGGCTCAGGCTCTTTATGATTCTGCCAAAAACTGGGGCTTGATAAAATAG